TCCTCATCGCGTACCGGAACTGGCCACCGATCTCGTCCTGCTGCTCGAATACTGTGACCTGGTGCCCGCGCTCCGCACTCGCGACTGCGGCAGCGAGCCCGGCCGGTCCGGCACCGACGACCGCGACCTGCTGCGCCGCGTGCGGGCCGACGGGGATCAACCGCAACGTGGTCTCGTGCCCGGCGCGGGGGTTGACCAGGCAACTGGCCCGCTTGTTGGCGAACGTGTGGTCCAGACAGGCCTGGTTGCACGCGATACAGGTGTTGATCTCATCGCCGCGCCCTTCCCGGGCCTTGTTGACGAACTCAGGATCGGCCAGCAACGGGCGAGCCATCGAGATCAGGTCGGCGTGGCCGTCGGCCAGGATCTGCTCGGCCACTTCTGGGGTGTTGATCCGGTTGGACGCCATCACTGGTATCCCGACGTGCTCGCGCAGCTGGCCCGTGACGGAGGCGAAGGCCGCACGCGGCACGGAGGTGACGATGGTGGGGATCCGGGCCTCATGCCAGCCGATCCCGGTATTGATGACCGAGGCGCCGGCAGCTTCGATGCGCCCTGCGAGCTCGACTGTCTCCTCCCAGTCCTGCCCATCCGGCAGCAGATCCAGCAATGACTGCCGGTAGATCAGCAGGAAGCCGGCTCCTACCGATTCGCGCACCCGACGGACGACCTGCTCGGGGAAACGCATCCGATTGCTCGCGCTGCCACCCCACTGATCGGTGCGCTCGTTGGTGCGTGCCGCGAGGAACTGGTTGATGAGGTAACCCTCCGAACCCATGATCTCGATGCCGTCGTAGCCCGCCTGCATTGCCAGCCGCGCTGCCTTCGCGAAGTGGCTGATGGTGCGCTCGACGTCCTTTCCGGACATAGCGCGTGGCGCGAACTTGCTGATCGGGCTCTTCACTGCGCTCGCCGACTTCACGAAGGGGTGGTAGCCGTAACGACCGGCGTGCAAGATCTGCATCGCGATCCGGCCGCCGGCCTCATGTACTGCCTCGGTGATGACCTTGTGCTTGTCGGCCGCCCGCGAGGATGAGAGCTCCGAGCCTGCCGGTAGCAACCAACCGGTCTTGTCGGGCGCGAAACCGCCGGTGATCAGCAGGCCGGTGCCACCGCGCGCGCGCTCGGCAAAGTACTCCGCGAGCTCGCCGAAGTGCCTGGAGCGATCCTCCATCCCGGTGTGCATCGAGCCCATCACGACCCGGTTAGGCAGCGTGACGTCACCGATCGTGATCGGGGCGAGCAGTCTGTCGTAGGACATCGGTGTTCTTCTTTCCTCAGGTTCTGTCAGCATTTTCGGTCGCGGTCAGCATCTTCAATCGTGGACAGCGCGGGTATGCGCTCGGTGAGTACGGTCAACATCTCGTCGCACCAGTCCACGTAGCTGCGCTCTTGACGGATACCACCGCGCAGCACGAGGTAGACGGGTAGTTGCCGATCGGGGATGGCTGCCAGGTTGCAGAAGTTCGCTGCCAGATCGGCTTCGTAGCGCGTCAACCGCTGCTGATGCTCGGTGCGTTGCTGGCCGATATCCGCGTAAATGGCAGTCGCATCCCCGAACGGCAGGGCACGCACCTTGACCGCCAGGTCGCTGCGCAGCGGCTCACGCCGGCTCGGGGTCGCCGTCCACGCAGCCAGTTCGGCGCGGCCCTGCGGCGTCAGGTCGTAGACCTTGCGATCGGGTCGACCATGACCCTGCTCAACGGTGCCGTACACCGACTGGGCAGCTTCCAGACGTGCCAGCACCCGGTAGATCTGCTGATGGGTGGCGGTCCAGAAGAAGCCGATCGAGGCATCGAAGCGACGCGTCAGGTCGTACCCGCTTGCGGCACGTTCGGCCAGCGACGTGAGAATCGCATGATCGAGGGCCATGCACGTAGTTTCATATGCACCTCAGTGCATAGTCAAGACGTCCCGGGTCCCCCTCCCCAGTAACCCGACGCTCGACCGGCGAGTGGGCGGCAGAGGCTCGCTCGTCGCTCAGCGTTCCGTTTGCGAGCGCAGCATCCGCAGCACTGTCTTGTCGATCCACCCGTCGCGCAACCGCAGCTCCAAGTTCTCCACCCCCGCGAAACCGTCAAGATCTTTGTACCCGGCGGCTTGTAGTCGCTGCCGCACCTCCCATGCAAGATCGCCCTGTAACGGCAGCAGATCCTCCGTGCTCGGCGCCTTGAAGAGCACATCGTGGATATCGAGCAACCGGCCGAGTTCGCCGACCGGATCGGTGTGATCGTCCACCCGCAGGTCGTAGGCGACATCGTCGCCGGGGGTGTACCCGCCGACTTCGGACACCACGTAGAGCGCCGAGGACTGACGCCCGCGCCGATCTCCACCGGCGCGGTCCCCCGCCACCAGTGCGGCGTACAGCCGCCGTGCCAACGACGCGTCTGCAGCAGCTGTCCAGGCGGTGTGCATGGCGTCGACCACCTGGGGGCCGACCAGGATGTTGCCCTGGATCGCGACGTCCGGGCCGGTGATGCCGCCCGCCCACTGCATGCAGGACGCACCGGTGAAGGTCGCACCGCCACCGGCGGCGTCGACCACGCCGACCTGGCGCTCTTCGCGTAGTTCATCTGCGGCCAGCAGCCGGGCCAGCGTCGCGTCGGCGTCTAGTCCGTCCGCGAGCGCAGCGAGACCGTCGCGTTTGTAGAGCGTATTGGCGAACGACTGGGTCGCTATCGCGCCCAGCCCGAGCCGGGCGGCGGGTACTGCCGCTCCGACACCGAGGAACTTGGAGGCGACCGCGACACCGAGGTCACCGGTCGAGGAATCGCGGCCGACGATGGAGAAAGTCATGGGATGACGCTACTGACTCAACCTTCCCCGCGTCTGCTGCGTAGACAATGCAGGAGACCGACAAGGAGTGGGCGATGAAGCCGACTGACACCGATGAGTTCGTGGCGTTCGTGCGCGTCTCGTCACCCGGGCTGTTGCACACGGCCTGGTTGTTGTGCGGTGACGCCCATCGCGCAGAGGAAATGGTGCAGGAATCCTTCGAACGCGTCTATCCCAAATGGGTACGGGTGAACAAGGGCGGCCAACCACTGGCCTATACGCGCCGGGTGCTGGTCAACCTCAATACCGACCGGTGGCGGCGCACCCGCAAGGAGTCGCTGACCAACGACGGCGAATTACGCGACGCCTCGGACGCCCGCGAATCCGGCGTGGAGGACCGCGACCAGGTCATCCGGCTGCTGCGGTTGCTACCGGCGCGCGAACGTCAGGTCGTCGTCCTCCGGCACTACGCCGACATGTCCGAGCACGATGTCGCTGAGCTGCTGGGGATCAGCACTGGCACCGTAAAGAGCAGTGCGTCCCGAGGTCTGGCCACCATGCGCGCCGCGATAGCCGCCCCGACCGAACACGAGGAGAGCCGCTCATGAACGCCTACGACAACGACATCGAAACCATGCTGCGGGAGGCACCGGCGCCGGACATGGGCATCGACCCGAGCGCCGTGATCGCCGGAGCCCAGCGCTCGGTTCGGCGCCGACGCGCCACTGTGGGAGCCTTCGGACTGGCTGCCGCGCTCGTCATCGGTGCGACTGTCGGCACCACCCAGTTGGCGAATCATCAGTCCAGCACCGTGCCCGCGCAATACGGCACGAGCGGCCCACTCGGCGCCTTGTTCAAGGATTCGAAGGTGGGCGAACAGCGCTTCAGCGAGTACATCGTCAGCCGCAGCGCAGCGGGCGAACTGACAGTCCGCACCAACGCTCCAGGCACCACACCATTGCCGAGAACCGGCGCCCTACCCGGTGGGATCGCCGCCTTCCGCGATGGTCAGCACGTGGTGGTGCTCGCCCCGCTCCCACGGATAACCCAGGACGCAATGGTTGTGTTCAAAACCACCGACAACAACGGTGGGGGCGTCACAAGCTCGGGAATGCGGCTGTCGACAGGCCACACCGTTGCTGTATTCGTCACCGAAAAGCCGGCGACGCCCCAGGCCGTTCTGTGGAATGTCGGGGCCGACTATTTCTCCTCCACTGGTGAACGCGGCCAGGTTGCGTCCTTTACCGACGCCCGGGTCTACTGGTTCCCGAAGCTGAATGTCTACGGATTCGCCGCGAGCGATGGCGGTACTTCGAAGCAGGAACCGCCATCGAACAGCTATCTAGGAGGCGGACAGCTCACGGGCGGCAAGTCAAGCTCCTTCTTCGCCGCCGCAGTACCTCGCGGAGCACGTGCGGTCAGCGTGCAGGCGCGGGCCGGCCAGAGGTTGAATCCGTTGCAGATCAAACCACTGGGCACTTCGCCATACGACGTCGTGTATGTGACCTCGCCGCCGACCCCCGGCGATCACACTGCCATCGTCGGGAGCATCACGTGGACCGACTCAACCGGGCGGCACACCAAGAGCTTCTCGTGACCAGCCGTGCTGCGGCGCTGATCGCCCTCACCGTGATCGGCACTGGACTGGCGGGATGCGGGTCGCCCCCGCCAACTCAACCCGGCGCCCTTTCCTCGACCTGCCCGGCACTGTCTAACAGCGCCGCTACCCGATCGAGCTTGTATCTAAGCCATCCAGCCAACGGACTGGTCCTCTATCTGCCCGACAACGACGCACCCCCCGCGACCCAGGCCGATGGCACGACATTGCAACACTCACATACCGACCTGGCATCCCAGAAAAGCGACGGCACCTTGTCGCTGCGCCGGGCCGGAAGCACCGTTGACCTCCCAGTGACCGGGGGCGGTGCCTGCGGCATCGCCACCTTCCGCGACGGCCAGGACACCATCACCTTGGCGCCTACCGCACCGGACGCTGTCCAGACACAGCTGATGGACGGTTCGACGCAGGTTGGCGGCGCTTCTCAACCGGTCACGCTGGTGTCTGGTATGACTGTCTTGGCCGCAGATAGGTTCGGCGCTGCACCCAAGCGCCCGCGTGTCTTCTGGAGTACCGCAGCTGGCCAGTTCCTTGCCGGCGACGGCGAGCAAGGTCAGGTATTGAGTATCGACGGGGTTACCGTCGTGGTCTTCGCGAAATCGCAGCTGGTGTCGATGACCGCACCGCCGGGCACCTTCTCCCTCAACCCGATCGGACGGATGCCGTCGATCGCCGAGGTTTCCACCAGTGAAACTCTCGCCACCTACGTCGCGCTCCTTCCGGCCGGTGCGCACGCCGTGTCGATGCAACTGAACCCGCCGAGTGGCACACCGTCGACAGGCCAGGGTGCTGTCGTTGTGCGACGGGTGCCTGGCACGTCGTACGACGTCGCGGCCGTCGGCCCGCTGCCGGGCGGGTCGTTCGGGCTGGTGATGAACTGGATCGACAAGATCGGAAAGGCGCGCACATGGTCCATGCACTGATCCGCCCGTCGCATCGGATGGGAGTCACCGCATTGGCGATCGCCGTCGTGACACTGTCGTCCGCGTGCGGCTCGCCTCCGCGGCCGTCCCCCGTGACCCGACCTGGGCCATTGACGGCGACCTGCGCAGCGGCTGTCCACGCCCAATCACCGCGCTCCCCCTCGGTGACGTTGACATCGACGAATGGGCAGATAGCCGACGTCCCCGACGGCAAGAAGGGGGCGCCGTGGGGGACTTACGGGGGCGGCTATCACACCGATACCGTCAGTATCAGCTCATCCGGCATCGTCTCGGTCCGGTCGAATGCGAGCACGCACGACCTTCCTGTGGTCGGCGGCGGCCGATGCGGAGTCACCACCGTGCAGGACGGAAAGGGCTTCCTGACGGTCGCGCCGACTGGCAGCGACACCGTTGATGCAACAGTCCTGGACGCAGGGGAAACCATCGGCGACGTGCGGATGTCCACGAGGCTGCCCTCTGGGCAGGTGGTCGCCGTCGCCATGGGCGAGGGCGCACGCACCCGGCAGCCCGCTGCCTACTGGGTCACGAGCTCGGGCCAGTACTTCTCCAGCACCGGTGGACGCGGGCACGCTGCGACCGCCGGCGGTGTCCGAGTGGTGCTGTTCCCCAGCGCGAGACTGGTGGGTTACTCCGAGGCTTCCGGGGTTGCGAGCATCGAGGGCCTGGAAAAGATATCGCCCCCGCCGATGTTCTTCGGGCTGGGTGGCCCTGGCGATCACAGATCCGACATAGCCCTGCTGCCTGCAGGCTCGCACGACATCACCATGCAGTTCAATGTCGACGGTTCGCAAGGTGCAGCGAACAGCGGTATCCAGGCGGCTGCGATACCCGGCACCCGGTACATGATCGCTGTCCTCGCCTCCGCATCGAACGAGGCCGGTGACGCTGGCATGCAGTGGACGGATGCCCATGGCCACGTCAACCAGTGGCGCTCGAATGACCTCGCTACGCCGTGACCTAGAAGGAGACCTGCGAGCCCATCACGACGGTGCGGTCGACCGGGAGGCGGAAGTAGTCGACCGGTGAAGCTGCATTGTGGGCCATGCCCAGGAACAGTCGCTTGCGCCAGCGCGGCATTGCTGAGTCACCAGTGGCGTGCACGGTGATCCGGGACAGGTAGTAGTAGGCCTCGTCCGGATCGATCGGAACGCCTTGTTCCGCGGCGAGCCGCAGCCCATCGGGGACGTTCTGGTCGTCCTGGAAACCGTAGTGCAGGGTGATGTGACTGATCGAGTCGTGCGCATCGCCCATGTCATCGAATTTGACCCGATCCTGCGGCGCAACGTGCGGAATGTTCTCCGACACCGTGGAGACGATGAAGACGTTGTCGTGGATGACGTGGTTGAAGTTCGCGTTCTCGCGGAACGCCAACGGCGTGGTCATCCGGTCCGGGTGCAGGAAGATCGCCGTCCCGGGCACCCGGCTGACCGGGTCGGTGTGCAACCAGTCCAGGAACGGCTGCATCGGTCCTTCGAGCTTGACTCTGCGCTCTGTGACGATCGCACTGCCCTTGCGCCAGGTGAACATGATCGTGCAGATCGCCAGAGCGATGAGCAGGGGCAGCCACCCGCCATGCAGGACCTTTGTGAGGTTGGCGGCGAAGTAGGTGAGCTCGAGGACCCCGAAGACAATCCCGACCAGCAGCATCTTCCAGCGCGGCCACTTCCACACCGAGTCGGCATAGACGAGAAACAGCGTCGTGGTGATCAGGAAGGTGCCGGTAACCGCCAGGCCGTACGCGGTGGCCAGTTTGGCCGAGGACCGAAAGAGCACCAGCAACAGCATCACCCCGACGTACAACGCCCAGTTGATCGCCGGGATGTAGATCTGACCGCTACTGGACTGGGAGGTCTGCCGCACAGTCATCCGAGGCAGGTAACCCAGCCTTGATGCCTGCCGTGAGACCGAGTACGCGCCGGAGATGACGGCCTGGGAAGCAATCACCGTGGCCATCGTCGCAAGGATCACCAGCGGGATCTGCGCCCAGCTCGGCGCCATGATGTAGAACGGGTTGCTGATGCTCTTCGGCGACTGCACAATGAGCGCGCCCTGACCCAGGTAGTTGAGCGTCAGGCACGGAAATACCAGGAAGAACCACGCCCGCCGAATAGGCACCGGTCCGAAGTGGCCCATGTCCGCGTACAACGCCTCGGCGCCGGTGATGGTCAACACCACCGCGCCCATCGCCACGAACGCGATGTATGGATGGTCGACCACGAACATAACTCCGTAGGACGGGGACAAGCCCGTCACAATGGACGGCTCAGCCACGATCTTGCTCAACCCCATCAGCCCCAGGGCCACGAACCAGACCACCATGATCGGACCGAACAGCCGGCCGACCACGTGCGTGCCGAAACGCTGCGCGAGGAAGAGGAGGGTGATGATGACCGCGCCCACCGGCACCACGAGGTGTGCCAGGGACGGGGTGGTGACCTCCAGCCCCTCTATCGCCGAGAGCACCGAGATGGCCGGCGTGATCACGCTGTCGCCGTAGAACAGTGAGGCCCCGAGCACTCCGAGGATCATCACCAGGCTGAAGCGTTTTCCGCCTGAGGGGACATATCGCCGGGCCAGAGCTGCCAGCGCCATCACCCCGCCTTCACCGTCGTTGTCGGCCCGCAGGATGAACACCACATATTTGATCGACACCACGACGGTGATCGACCAGAAAACCAGTGAGATCACCCCGAATACGTCGCCCCGACTCGCCGTGACGGCGTTTTTGTCGATCGAGAAGACCGTCTGCAGTGAGTAGAGCGGGCTGGTGCCGATATCGCCGAATACGACACCGAGCGCACCCAGAGCCAGAGCCATCCCACCCGTGTGGTGCGCTGTAGCCGGCGACGCAGTCGAAGGCGCTTCCGCTTCAGGGGAATCGGACGGTACGTCGAGTGTCACGCAGATGAACTGTCCACTCCGAAGCTGCACGTTTGCTGATAACCCCCTAGGACCAGCCACGCTGCAGCTCAGTGCACCAGCGTCGCCATTCTGCGCACTGCTTCGCGGATGACCTGCGGCGATGTGGCGAGATTGAAGCGGACGAACTGGGCACTGCGCGGGTCGTAGTTCACGCCGGCGCTGACCGCGACCTTGCCCCGCTCCAGGAAGCACGCGTGCGGGTCGTCCAGCCCGAGCGCCGAGCAGTCCAGCCAGGCGAGGTAGGTGGCCTCGGCGTCGACCATTCGAACCTGCGGGAGGTGCTCGGCGAGTAGCTGGCGCAGTAGAACTCGTCGTTCACCCAGCTCGAGGAGTAGTTCATCAAGCCACCCGGCTCCGTGCGCGTATGCCGCGACGTGTGCAATCTCTCCGAGGTGATTGGCGCCGTGCGTGACCACCTCGTGCAACATGCCGAGCGACCCGGCCGCATCGGCGCCCGGTACCGCGAGCGCAATCTTCAACCCGGCCAGGTTCCATGACTTGGAGGCGCTGACGACCGCGATCCCGCGGCTCGCTGCGGGTACAGCGAGGTACGGCGTATAGGTCACCCCCGGGTGAGTGAGCGGAGCGTGGATCTCGTCGCTGATCACCAGGATGTCGTGGCGGTCGGCGAGACCGGCGAGCATCGCCAGTTCGGCGGCCGTGTGCACTGTGCCGGTGGGGTTCTGCGGGTTACACAGGATGTACGCCGAGCCGGGCCCGGCTTCGGCGAACGCAGCTTCCAGCGCCTCGGGATCGAGGCGGAAGTCCGAGTCGAGGTACGCCGTCACGAGTCGCCGACCCAGGGACTGCACGAACCCGAAGAACGAGTCGTAGCAGGGCGGGCTCACGACAACCGCAGCGCCGGCCACTGTGTTCGAGCGGATGATCTCGGATATACCGATCATCACGTCCGGCAGCATCATCATCGCCGCCGGGTCGGGGGCCCAGCCCCAGCGGGATGCGGCGAATTGCGCGAACGTCTGTTCGAGCGGGCCGGGTGCGGCGTACCCGACGTCACCCCGCCGCAGGGCCGAGGTGACGGCATCAACCACCGGCTCGCAGGGCACACAATCCATCTCAGCCACCCAGACCGGCACTACATCGGGGCCGTAAAGGCGCCATTTGATGCTGGTGCGGGTCGCGCGAAGTTCATCCAGGTCGGCATCGAGAATCGGCATAGCCCATCCTTTCATTCAGCAGGCCTGAGCTCTCGCGCACACACGAGAAGCGGCGCGCTCCCAAAGAGCGCGCCGCTTCATCCTGCTTTGGTGCTGGTTGTGCTGAGCTGGACTTAGAAGCCCATACCGCCCATGCCACCCATCTCGTCGCCGCCACCGGCGGCCGCAGCTGAAGCCTTCTCCGGCTTGTCAGCGATGACGGCCTCGGTGGTGAGGAAGAGCGCGGCGATCGATGCGGCGTTCTGCAACGCCGAACGGGTCACCTTTGCCGGGTCGATGATGCCGGTGGCGATCATGTCGACGTACTCACCGGTCGCGGCGTTCAGGCCCTGACCGGAGGGCAGGTTGCGCACCTTGTCCACAACGACGCCCGGCTCGAGCCCGGCGTTCTTGGCGATCTGCTTCAGCGGAGCCTGCGCGGCCACCTTGACGATGTTCGCGCCGGTAGCCTCGTCGCCCTCGAGCGACAGGGTTGCCCATGCAGCGTCGGTCGCCTGCAGCAGCGCAACGCCACCACCGGCAACGATGCCCTCTTCGACGGCGGCTTTCGCGTTGCGAACGGCGTCCTCGATACGGTGCTTGCGCTCCTTGAGCTCGACCTCGGTCGCCGCGCCCGCCTTGATGACGGCAACGCCACCGGCGAGCTTGGCAAGCCGCTCCTGCAGCTTCTCGCGGTCGTAGTCGGAGTCGGAGTTCTCGATCTCGGCGCGGATCTGGCTGACCCGACCGGCGATCTGGTCGGCGTCACCCGCACCCTCGACGATGGTCGTCTCGTCCTTGGAGACGGTCACCCGACGCGCGGTACCCAGCAGGTCCAGCTCGGCGGTGTCGAGCTTGAGGCCGACCTCTTCGGAGATGACCTGCGCACCGGTCAGGATGGCGATGTCGCCGAGCATGGCCTTGCGACGGTCACCGAAACCGGGAGCCTTGACGGCCACGGACTTGAAGGTGCCACGGATCTTGTTGACCACCAGGGTCGACAGGGCCTCGCCCTCGACGTCCTCGGCGATGATCATCAGCGGCTTGCCGGACTGCATGACCTTCTCAAGCAGCGGGAGCAGGTCCTTGATGCTGGAGATCTTGGAGTTGACGACCAGGATGTACGGGTCGTCCAGCACGGTCTCCATGCGCTCGGTGTCAGTCACCATGTAGCCGGAGATGTAGCCCTTGTCGAAGCGCATGCCCTCGGTGAGCTCGAGCTCCAGACCGAAGGTGTTGCTTTCCTCGACGGTGATGACGCCTTCCTTGCCGACCTTGTCCATCGCCTCGGCGATGAGCTCGCCGATCTGGGGGTCAGCAGCAGAGATCGAGGCGGTAGCAGCGATCTGCTCCTTGGTCTCGATGTCGACGGCCTGGTCCGAAAGTGCCTTGGACACGGCGGCCACGGCGGCCTCGATGCCACGCTTCAGCGCCATCGGGTTCGCGCCGGCCGCAACGTTGCGCAGACCTTCACGCACCATCGCCTGCGCGAGCACGGTTGCGGTGGTCGTACCGTCTCCGGCGACGTCGTCGGTCTTCTTGGCGACCTCCTTGACCAGCTCGGCGCCGATCTTCTCGTAGGGGTCCTCCAGCTCGATCTCCTTGGCGATGCTGACACCGTCGTTGGTGATCGTGGGGGCGCCCCACTTCTTCTCCAGCACTACGTTGCGACCCTTGGGGCCGAGCGTGACGCGCACGGCGTCGGCGAGGATGTTCATCCCTCGCTCGAGGCCGCGACGGGCCTCTTCGTCGAAAGCGATGATTTTAGCCATCTGTGTGGTCCTCCCACATTACGTACCGAAGCTGGCCATACGACGCCCGCGACGGACGAGTCGCGCCTGCCCGGGCGTACGGTGCGCGGGAGGTGAGCGGCTCTCGTCGGACGGCCACTGTCTGTCACTCTCATAGCGAGAGTGCTAACGCCATTATTGGCACTCTCCCCATGCGAGTGCAAACGACGGGACGGACCGTTCCTGAAGTCCTCGGTCGAGGCGGCTCAGTCTTTGTCGTCGTCGAAGCCGAGACGGCGCGCCGTGCGCTGCCGCATCCGACCGGCGCGCAGCCGCTGCAGGCGCTTGACGAGCATCGCGTCGTACGCCATCGCCTGCGGGGTGTCGATGAGGGAGTTCAACGTCTGGTAGTACCGCGTCGAACTCAACTCGAATGTTTCACGAATCGTCTGTTCCTTGGATCCCTGCAGCTTCCACCAGGTGCGCTCGAAGTCCAGAATGCTGCGTTCGCGCGTCGACAGGGCATTGACGGCCTGCGGCGGTTGGGCCTCGGCGGGGGCGACGCTCATCAGCATCCTCTCGGGACATCGGGGACGGGTGACCCAATAGTAGGAGCGAATGACACCGATGTCATTCCGGGACGGGGCAGTCGGGGTCGCCCCGATCTTCCGATAGGTTGTTGCTCGCTTACTATTTTGCTAGCATTCTTTCATGTCGCCCAAGGACCCGTCCCCGAAAGTGCAGTTCAACGTCTACCTGCCACCCGATCTCGTGACCCGCGTCAAGCACCGCGCGATCGACGAGGGCAGCAGTCTGTCCACCCTCGTCTCGCGGGCGCTGACCGACTACCTGGACGGCGACGCCCCACACCCCCGCTCCTCCCGCCCGGTAAAGGAATCGTGACCATGTCCCTGACTGTCGCCGCCATCCGCTACACCGATGATCTGCCCGCCATGCGCGACTTCCTGGAGCTGCTCGGGCTCTCCCCCGCAGTGGTGTCCTCGGGCTGGATCGACCTGCATGCCGGCGCGGGGCGCGTCTGGTTGCACGCCACCAG
This portion of the Dermatophilaceae bacterium Sec6.4 genome encodes:
- a CDS encoding NADPH-dependent 2,4-dienoyl-CoA reductase; this encodes MSYDRLLAPITIGDVTLPNRVVMGSMHTGMEDRSRHFGELAEYFAERARGGTGLLITGGFAPDKTGWLLPAGSELSSSRAADKHKVITEAVHEAGGRIAMQILHAGRYGYHPFVKSASAVKSPISKFAPRAMSGKDVERTISHFAKAARLAMQAGYDGIEIMGSEGYLINQFLAARTNERTDQWGGSASNRMRFPEQVVRRVRESVGAGFLLIYRQSLLDLLPDGQDWEETVELAGRIEAAGASVINTGIGWHEARIPTIVTSVPRAAFASVTGQLREHVGIPVMASNRINTPEVAEQILADGHADLISMARPLLADPEFVNKAREGRGDEINTCIACNQACLDHTFANKRASCLVNPRAGHETTLRLIPVGPHAAQQVAVVGAGPAGLAAAVASAERGHQVTVFEQQDEIGGQFRYAMRIPGKEEFAETLRYYTRRMEVLGVQLRTGIRVDESHLAGFDHTIVATGVKPRRPSIPGIEHLTVVMYDDLLSGRATAGPRVAVIGAGGIGFDVSEFLLHESGESLKHWKSRWGVLDPQEARGGVGPKSGDEPLRTVYLLQRKPAPLGKGLGKTTGWVHRQTLKDSGVTFIGGATYDLIDDDGLHVTVRSGDDTDSEGRSEQLLLEVDTIVIAAGQESVCDLADAQDPKRHLIGGADVAAEVDAKRAIRQATEVAATL
- a CDS encoding PadR family transcriptional regulator — translated: MALDHAILTSLAERAASGYDLTRRFDASIGFFWTATHQQIYRVLARLEAAQSVYGTVEQGHGRPDRKVYDLTPQGRAELAAWTATPSRREPLRSDLAVKVRALPFGDATAIYADIGQQRTEHQQRLTRYEADLAANFCNLAAIPDRQLPVYLVLRGGIRQERSYVDWCDEMLTVLTERIPALSTIEDADRDRKC
- a CDS encoding DUF1028 domain-containing protein — encoded protein: MTFSIVGRDSSTGDLGVAVASKFLGVGAAVPAARLGLGAIATQSFANTLYKRDGLAALADGLDADATLARLLAADELREERQVGVVDAAGGGATFTGASCMQWAGGITGPDVAIQGNILVGPQVVDAMHTAWTAAADASLARRLYAALVAGDRAGGDRRGRQSSALYVVSEVGGYTPGDDVAYDLRVDDHTDPVGELGRLLDIHDVLFKAPSTEDLLPLQGDLAWEVRQRLQAAGYKDLDGFAGVENLELRLRDGWIDKTVLRMLRSQTER
- a CDS encoding SigE family RNA polymerase sigma factor; this encodes MKPTDTDEFVAFVRVSSPGLLHTAWLLCGDAHRAEEMVQESFERVYPKWVRVNKGGQPLAYTRRVLVNLNTDRWRRTRKESLTNDGELRDASDARESGVEDRDQVIRLLRLLPARERQVVVLRHYADMSEHDVAELLGISTGTVKSSASRGLATMRAAIAAPTEHEESRS
- a CDS encoding potassium transporter Kup; amino-acid sequence: MALALGALGVVFGDIGTSPLYSLQTVFSIDKNAVTASRGDVFGVISLVFWSITVVVSIKYVVFILRADNDGEGGVMALAALARRYVPSGGKRFSLVMILGVLGASLFYGDSVITPAISVLSAIEGLEVTTPSLAHLVVPVGAVIITLLFLAQRFGTHVVGRLFGPIMVVWFVALGLMGLSKIVAEPSIVTGLSPSYGVMFVVDHPYIAFVAMGAVVLTITGAEALYADMGHFGPVPIRRAWFFLVFPCLTLNYLGQGALIVQSPKSISNPFYIMAPSWAQIPLVILATMATVIASQAVISGAYSVSRQASRLGYLPRMTVRQTSQSSSGQIYIPAINWALYVGVMLLLVLFRSSAKLATAYGLAVTGTFLITTTLFLVYADSVWKWPRWKMLLVGIVFGVLELTYFAANLTKVLHGGWLPLLIALAICTIMFTWRKGSAIVTERRVKLEGPMQPFLDWLHTDPVSRVPGTAIFLHPDRMTTPLAFRENANFNHVIHDNVFIVSTVSENIPHVAPQDRVKFDDMGDAHDSISHITLHYGFQDDQNVPDGLRLAAEQGVPIDPDEAYYYLSRITVHATGDSAMPRWRKRLFLGMAHNAASPVDYFRLPVDRTVVMGSQVSF
- a CDS encoding aminotransferase class I/II-fold pyridoxal phosphate-dependent enzyme, with the protein product MPILDADLDELRATRTSIKWRLYGPDVVPVWVAEMDCVPCEPVVDAVTSALRRGDVGYAAPGPLEQTFAQFAASRWGWAPDPAAMMMLPDVMIGISEIIRSNTVAGAAVVVSPPCYDSFFGFVQSLGRRLVTAYLDSDFRLDPEALEAAFAEAGPGSAYILCNPQNPTGTVHTAAELAMLAGLADRHDILVISDEIHAPLTHPGVTYTPYLAVPAASRGIAVVSASKSWNLAGLKIALAVPGADAAGSLGMLHEVVTHGANHLGEIAHVAAYAHGAGWLDELLLELGERRVLLRQLLAEHLPQVRMVDAEATYLAWLDCSALGLDDPHACFLERGKVAVSAGVNYDPRSAQFVRFNLATSPQVIREAVRRMATLVH
- the groL gene encoding chaperonin GroEL (60 kDa chaperone family; promotes refolding of misfolded polypeptides especially under stressful conditions; forms two stacked rings of heptamers to form a barrel-shaped 14mer; ends can be capped by GroES; misfolded proteins enter the barrel where they are refolded when GroES binds), which produces MAKIIAFDEEARRGLERGMNILADAVRVTLGPKGRNVVLEKKWGAPTITNDGVSIAKEIELEDPYEKIGAELVKEVAKKTDDVAGDGTTTATVLAQAMVREGLRNVAAGANPMALKRGIEAAVAAVSKALSDQAVDIETKEQIAATASISAADPQIGELIAEAMDKVGKEGVITVEESNTFGLELELTEGMRFDKGYISGYMVTDTERMETVLDDPYILVVNSKISSIKDLLPLLEKVMQSGKPLMIIAEDVEGEALSTLVVNKIRGTFKSVAVKAPGFGDRRKAMLGDIAILTGAQVISEEVGLKLDTAELDLLGTARRVTVSKDETTIVEGAGDADQIAGRVSQIRAEIENSDSDYDREKLQERLAKLAGGVAVIKAGAATEVELKERKHRIEDAVRNAKAAVEEGIVAGGGVALLQATDAAWATLSLEGDEATGANIVKVAAQAPLKQIAKNAGLEPGVVVDKVRNLPSGQGLNAATGEYVDMIATGIIDPAKVTRSALQNAASIAALFLTTEAVIADKPEKASAAAAGGGDEMGGMGGMGF
- a CDS encoding DUF3263 domain-containing protein yields the protein MSVAPAEAQPPQAVNALSTRERSILDFERTWWKLQGSKEQTIRETFELSSTRYYQTLNSLIDTPQAMAYDAMLVKRLQRLRAGRMRQRTARRLGFDDDKD